The Peromyscus maniculatus bairdii isolate BWxNUB_F1_BW_parent chromosome 3, HU_Pman_BW_mat_3.1, whole genome shotgun sequence genome segment CTTTCCATAATATCTTAGAAATCCCCTTTGCTGACTTTTAgtttaagggagaaaggaaggtaaTGAGTCATGGAAATGGTTGGGGACTAGTTAGTGCTTGTTTAGCTCCTTGAGCCCCTGGAAACCTTTGTGAATAAGTTTCTGTAACATGTGCAACCTTTGGTATGGGGACACCTTCTGAGAGGATGAATCTCAACAGTGAGTCATTGTTCTACTTTAGCTGACTAGTTCCCTCTGGAAAGGTTGCATCGACCTCTAGGACTTGGGGAATATACATGGAATCTCAGCTAGCCTGGTGGCTTAAATGGTTAGCTATATAGTTGAGTTTTACATATGAATTCAAAAGAGTTGGTAACAATgtgaaaggcagaagcagaagattAAATTGTCAATAAAGCATGGGTTTGGGAATGACAAGGCAGCCAGGTGTCATTATGTATGGCTCATAAGCCTTGAAAAAGTTTATATTCTCCTACATTTATTTTCTATCCAGGGAGAGTAGATGTGTTATGAAAACTGCTATAGAAAATAGGAAATCTGGACTTATATAACCTCTAAGAATAGGTTTGTTTCTTTCATCTTCTGCATTTAGAGGGTCCTCTTAAATGTTGAATGAGATCTTCCATTGTAACTAACCTGATTTTTCTAAAATGGAACTgggcagggttttttgtttgtttgtttgttctgagctaaatGAACTTGACCAATGTTCATGGTATTTTAGACTATTGTCTGGTAAAGTATCTACATTGTAGTTTGAAGGTTGTTTTGAATGTAAATATCTTCCCTCCTTTTGGCATAACAATGCGTTTGCTTTAAGAATTTGAATAAAATTCCAACTACATTCCAGTGCAAGCTCCATGCCTAGGAGTAGTTGATTAACACAAAAAAAACTCCATGCTTCTTTTGGTGGACTTTTggctctggtttgttttgttttggaactttttgtcttcttatttgccttgatttttgttttgtggagttattttgaaagagagagagagataaagagctTAAAGTTGGATGGCTAGGAAGGTAGAAAGGATCTGGAGGAactggggaaggggaaaatgaaaatatactatatgaaacacattgaaataaaatggaaaacatttttctAACGAATTATAGCTTGaaacagaaatattaaaatcCATGAGTTAGTCAGAAGGTCCGAACTACAGAGGGATTGGTTAGGAATTTAAAATGGCTGCAGGCCATCTTGAAGCCCCTACCATTGAAATGTTCTTTATTCTGGGGAAGGGGAGTTTAGGGGAAATTAGAGAATAGAATCAATGTAGTCTTATATCAGTTAGGGTCTTGGTAAATTCACAATTGAATGAACTGTTAGTGAGTATCAGCAAAATCCTCTTTAGTTCATCAGAGCAATACCACCGAGAAAATGTTCAGAAGGACACAGGATGAGACTATTCTTCAAATTCCACAATAGAGAAAACTACAAAGCATTTCATATCAGGCACCAGTGGAATAGAAGAGAAGAGTGTTGGCAAAGGCACGGATTTTAAATGATGCAGACCCCAACTTAAGACAATCTCTACAGTCTCCTGACTTATCTGTAAAGAGAAGCATTGCCCAATTCATTGATTTGTAGATATTAAGTGAGAAAAATGTATGTGTTGCTGAAGGGCAGATAGCACATATTACTCTCCCCAAATCCCACGGAAACAGCAAAATGGGAAAAGGCTTAACAGAAAGAAACCTTCCTGAGAAGTGCCGCTTCAGTGAGACAATCTGTTTCCTTAGAATTTCGCAAAGTGAATAGGAAGTAGAAGGCATCCAGGGCTGCCAGGAGGACACATGCTATGGAGTCCAGCAGGGGCCAGAACAGGCAGCACACGTAGATCATTGTAGCGAATAAGATCGCTCCTGCTAATAGCAAGTGGGCATCATTAAAATATTGAAGCCCGAGGGAATAACATATACATTGGTAAATCACTAGCACATGGATTATGACTGAAGATAAGTGAGTTTTATAGTTATTGTACTGTAAGAAAGAAAacgaggggctgcagagatggcgcTGGGTTTGAAagaacttgctgttcttgcagaggatccaggattGGTTCCCAGTGGTCACATGACAGTCTACAGCCGTCCATAACTCtacttccaggagatctgatggcctcttctgacctctgtgggaaccaggcatgcacCTGGTGCAGGCAACACAGTCgtacacatataaataacatctgcagaaggaaaagaaagcaaactgagtaaCTGCAGCTCTTTAACTTCAGAGTCCTTCATGGTTGAGGGCAGGGCTTGCCTTACTAGCGAAGATGCTAATTGAAGGAAAACAACAGTGTCAGAGCAGTGATAAAACAGTCACCTTAGATATAAAGCCATATTTCCTGTGCATGaacttttcattttcctgttaGCAATACAGTAATAAAACAGCAGATCTAGGAAACAGAATGTCATCCTTCTCTGTTTTTATGCAATTGAGAAAGCCACAAAGACCcaaatgataataatggacttttgcaaatatgatttctttttccagtgttAGATATGTCTTCCTATTTCACAGAAATGagcctttttttaaagctttcaatTGGTCTTTAGTAGCACTTAATACTTTAATACTAACAGCCCTAAGTGTATAGAATAATAATACCTGAAGTCATTTCCgaataaaaatttatatactATACTATGAAAAACTTTTTAAcctaatgtttttattaattctttgagaatttcatacacacacgatgcattttgatcatattcactcccctgACTCCTCCCACATCTACCTCCTTTCCCAAAATTTGTGTTCTCTTAAAACACAACCCCACTGACTAGAATATGAAAAGCTGTTTAAACATTCATTTAGCActtgtgcatacatatgtgcatatgtgtgtgagtgcctgtgcCACATCATTAATGTGGAAGTCATTGATGGCATCTGTTTTCCCCTTTCACCATCAGGTTCTGAAAGTCAGTGTCTGGCAATAAGCCTTGGTAGCAAgctcctttatctgctgagccatcttgcctgctctGAGAGACATTAATTGAGAGAGTAGAACGTAATCTTACTTAGACCCTTAAACTTTGAATGCTTTTACATTATAAAAGTACTACTTGGAAAATCTTTGAACAGGGACAAAATATCAGCGCTCCAATGTTTTAGTCAGTAATGTTCATCAAGTCAAGCTTATACACAGTGTGTTTGACTAGACACTATGTTTGTGCAACACAAAGATGAAGCCCTTGCCATGCAAGATCATTGCCTTCATCTTCCAAAACAGCAATCAAGTGCTTTTTCTATTGGAAAGCACATACAGGACTTACAAAATGGCTCAACAGATAAGGGCAAGTGTtcccaagtctgatgacctgagttcaatccctagaatttacatggtggaagaaaaaaaatccattcctgAAACTTGTccctggcttacacacacacactcacacacacacacacacacagagagagagagagagagagagagagagagagagagagagagagagaaagagagaagagagagagagaggagagagagagagagagagagagagagagagagagagagagagagaagagagtaaGAGTAAATGTTAGCATAAGAAAAAGAATAGATAGTAACCCCCAAATACCTACAGTTTTATGTAGGAGttattatacatataaatttaaaatatgcatatataatatgaaCATATTCATTACACTAAAACAAGGTAAAATATTGAGCAGAGactatttaagagaaaaagaggaagtttGAATTGAATTAAAAGAAAGCATGGTTATATCAGTCAGCTCAGCATGAATTCCAAGTTACTTCAATAAATTGATGCAAAAGTGAATGCACCTTTCTATAAATTTCTCCAACCTTCAAATCACTTAAAGTTATGTTATAAATAAGTTAATGTCACAAATGTTCATATTTTGTTTCATGGCTCATATCCCTACTCCTTAAGCCAGACACACATAAGGACCCATATACAAAACCATAGTATCTAGTCAAACACACTGTGTATAAGGTTGACTTGATGAACATTACTGACTAAACCATTGGAATACTGATATGTTTTCCCTGTTCAAAGACTTTCCAAGTAATACTTTTATACCATGTACaaaaacacatagacacacatacacatcgatttttagaagattttatttttatttttgattatgggTACATGTGGTAGTGGAGGTGTTGTACATAGGAGTACAGTATCCCTGGATCCCAGAAAGGGCTGTTGGAtgccttagaactggagttacaggaagttggaAGGCAtcttgggtgctgagaattgaactgcAGACCTCTGCAAGggaccttctgagccatctctccagcctcctcaaatataaattttatagaaCATTAAGTCAACATAAATTCTTTGGAGTAATGTGCTTTTGTCAGAAATTTTCTTAAGCTACCCGAGAAAGATTCCTAATTACAAACTCTAGCGAGCCCACTTCATTCTTACAAGGActgaagttattaaaaaaaaaaaagtcatcattcACACTATAACTGAAGTAAAAATTTCTTCTTTGGCAAGAATTATCAGAGCTCAGCCTGCATCTCAAGAAGTCCAACTGCTTGCATTCATAATTTCAAAAGTGAAACAGAGTGGCTTGCTCTGTGTTAGTAAGTATGTCTTTGAATTAGCTAACAATCTGGGGCACTTGAGGGAGAAGAGTGCACTTTTCTTGTAACTGATGGTGGGAGGGCATTTAACACAAATTACCCCAATGtttgcagccactctggaaactAAGTACATTTCTGTATTTAGCCAAACACAATATTTCTGGCATACAATAGTTCAGTAACTTACCAGAGAGCACAGCTAATGAAAGGCAGAACAAGGATCCACAGCACAGTGTGTTTGGGAAagctgaggctccttcccttCTCACTAATAAACTGACAAAATTCAGAGTGGGAGGATGGAGACTCCAAGTCATTGTATGTCAGAGAGAACCGGATCTTAAGGGGCGTCTCATAGGTGACTGATGTTCAGTGATGTTCTGTTATGAAACTCATTAGACATATGTAGAAACTTCTTTGACCACAATGATATGACTGTATTAATCAGTTTTCCTCATTGAAGTACAGGAGCTCTACCTACATTTATCCGATCTCTGGCTTGATTCTGAAGACAGATGACACAAACTTCTTAAGATCTTCTTTCTTTTACCTTAATTTCTCTACAAGTTTCCTTAGGGCAGCCATGACTTCTTTATTCCTCAAGCTGTAGATCACAGGGTTCAACATGGGGGCCACCACCGCATAGAACAGAGCCACCATCTTCTCCTTGTCCTCAGAGGAGGCAGAACGTGGCCCTAGGTAAGTAAAGATTGTGGCCCCAAAGCACATGCAAACCACAGTGAGGTGAGAGGCACAAGTCCCAAAGGCTTTATGACGTCCCTGAGTAGAGCGAATGCGCAGAATGGCAATGACTATACGAGTATAAGAGAACAGAACCAGGCCACAGGGAAGCATGATTACCAGAAATCCCGAGATGGCCACCATGACCTTGTTGAAAGAAATGTCTACACAGGCTAGCCGAAGCACTGCAAGGGTCTCACAGGCGAAGTGATTAATGACATTGTGACACAGAGGAAGACGGAAGGTGATTATTGTCTCCATCAGTGAATTCAAGAAACCAGCCACCAGGCAACTGACAGCCAGCCCCAGGCACAGTCCTCCATCCATGATGACAGTATAATGCAATGGGTGGCATActgccacatagcggtcataggacaTAGCTCCCAGAAGGAAGAACTCAGAACCACCCAATGCCAAGGAGACATAGAGCTGGAGCACACAGCTGTGGAAAGGGATGAGCTTTTGGGCTGAAACCAAGTGGGCCAACATTTGTGGAGCAATACTATTTCCATAGCAAAGGTCCACTATGGATAGAACActaaggaagaagtacatgggtgtaTGAAGCCTGCTGTCCAGCCTGATGAGAAGAAGAATAAGGGAATTCCCCACAACAGTTATGAGGTACATGGCAAGGATCAGGACAAAGAGGAAGATCTGGAAGCCCCAGTCACCGGAAAATCCCAATAGGATGAACTCATTGACCCATGTCTGGTTGACAAATTTCTGGCCCATGAATTCCAGGACTGGAAGGGTATTTTTCCAACCATGGGGCAAGCCGACACTTCTGAATTTTAAGGTCATCCACACTGAAGACTATGATAAGCTGTAATGGTACCActgaaaattaaggaaaaaagaagTGAGATCTTCCTGAAACTTCATTTCTTCTCCCAAATGCCTACCTTAAAtgccaaaaaattaattaattttagattCAAAATCTTACTTGGTTTAGTATTTAGTAATACTTAGTATTTCACCCCTCTCTTTGTGGTCAGAAAGGTTTTGTGAACAATAAGTCTCTGAATTCTAGATGATGTCCAGTTCCATTTAACTTTTATTACTGAATTTCTCTGTAGAGCTCTCAGACTAAGCTCCGAAGCATCCACAGTAGAATGAATCCAGAAAGCCTGGGATATTTTGAGTGATCTTCTTATATATAGAATCACGGAGCAATATGAAGCTGATTTTGTATAACTTTGACTTTCATAGTGTCAATCGAGAGCCTCTATGTCACCCACATTATACCGCCATGCCAGGTAACCCACTGCAATTCGAAATGTCAATTTTAAGACTCAGGTGTTACataatagcaaaaacaaaacaaaacaaaaatcccatagGCCTTCAAGGTGGATTCAATGAAGGGTCCAATAATGTCATGTTCCTACTGAGCAATAGTATTTTCCCAGTGATAACACAATTCATTTCCACTGGAAAGGGGACTCACTCTCACCAGTGAAGAAAGAAGAGTAGAAGACACAGCACTAACTAGAGAACATATGAAATAGTGATACTGTTTACCAGCTGCAGTGGCTCGTGCTTGTAATATCAACACTTTggggactgaggcagaaggattgccatttGATGAGTTCCCAGGCATCCTGGCTTATAATGTGAGATCCTATCTAAaaaacacagtaataaaaacaaacaaacgcaaAAGTAATAGTGTCACTTTTTAGATGGTTTATTTTTAGCAGCTTATTTagtttctgtacagcaaaggagaGAACAAGCAAAATGCAAAAGCAACCTGCAGAACAGAATGGGCAAATACAACTGCAAACTATCTCCTGTGAGGAGTCGGTGTCCAGAGTATCCTTGGAGAAATTTCTGCAACTCAAAAACAAAGGTAAACACAAAGTGACCAGAGCTTATCATCAAGTGATTACTAAGAACCCAGTGTGCTTTTCTCAGGAGACAGACGAAGTGAAAATCAGCATCACTGTTAGTCAAATGCCAATCAAAACAACAAGGAAACATTACTTCACACTGCTAGCAACTTTTGACTCCACAATGaaatttccttcctgtttttacAAAAGGGAGAAAGTGACCCATTAACTAAGAAGGAAGATCATGTTCTGTGGCCTTGAAGGGAGTCCTGTAACAGTACACTAGGGTGAATATCCCAACAGCGTCCACCAGTCACAATGTGACTACAAAGGGGTGTTCCCAACACAGATGTCTCTGTTGATGGTGTCTACTTTCAGCCTGTGAGCTTTTGGAATGCTCATTAGATATCACATCATTGCTAGGTGGTTAGGGTACTCAATATTAATGCACAGTATTATGAAAACAGCAATGGTCACTCCTTTCTTATAAATGtctgctatattttctttttacatttaaactTTTAGAAAGAATTCCACCACATTTTATACACAATAAAAGATGATTTACTCAACccacccaacttggccccagttgcGGGCCAGCTGGTAGGGCTCCTGTGGGAAGGtaccccttctccaagaccccccagcagaccctgcaatctacaagccctgcccccacatccatccacctgagacccctgccacttcctgaggcttggaaaccaaTACCCAGCTCTCTCTTATCtggcccagagaaagagagagagagagaaagagagagagagagagagagagagagagagagagagagagagagagagagagagagcgctctcactggacaaagagctgtcattggaccaaaAGTAACCTcgggagacagggaatctgcccgccttcattagaccaagagtggttttctgagaagtagaatctgccacctaTCATTGGACCAAGGGAGGCTCCCTGAAACACAggatctgtcagctctgactggaaaaagagccctgataagactaAGAACAAATCAGTgtgtcacagaatcaactagcttgggttgacccaagagcagctccctgagacacagaagctgcctgctccaattagaccaagagctgagattagatccagaagggccccctgagacacagatacaacaagcacagagtggaccaacagcaacttgctcagacacaggcacctcttatacctagacgagatgggcagatgtcaaggcagaagtacatataacataaagagcaatacggCGTTATCAGAACCTAACCCTCCTCCAACATCAAGAACTGAACATTACAAGgtagaagaaagcaaccttaagaatagcatcatgaagatactagaggcctttcaagaaaaaaataaaaaaggaaattgaggaaaagataaacaaaaaaagtggaggaaatcaataaagaaattgagaaaaagaaaaacaaaaaatggaaagaaatctataaagaaatagaggaaagacaaataaaaaattggaagaaagcaataaatcccttaaagaaaaccatgaagagGAATGAAAcgggtgaaggaaacagttcaagacctgaaaagggaaatagaaacaatgaagaagacacaaacagagggaatactggaaataaaaaatctgagtaaatgaacaggaaacacagatgcaagcataaccaacagaatgcaagagatggaagaaaggatctcTGGTGTCGAGGATACAatggaggaaatggattcatcagtcaaagaaaataccaaagccaaaaatgtcataacacaaaatgtccaagtctgcgagagagaggagggattatatgagcaagaaatattgagaccatgattggaaaaagcacagggacaaatagccaaactagtggaaacacatgaattatgaactaatagctgaggagcccccttggaaatggatcaggccctctgggtaagtgagacagttgatgagcttgaactatcTAGgagtcccccaggcagtgggactgggacctgtccttaatgcatgagctggcttcttggaacctagggcctatgctgagacatttttctcaactttggtgta includes the following:
- the LOC102906800 gene encoding olfactory receptor-like protein OLF3; this encodes MGQKFVNQTWVNEFILLGFSGDWGFQIFLFVLILAMYLITVVGNSLILLLIRLDSRLHTPMYFFLSVLSIVDLCYGNSIAPQMLAHLVSAQKLIPFHSCVLQLYVSLALGGSEFFLLGAMSYDRYVAVCHPLHYTVIMDGGLCLGLAVSCLVAGFLNSLMETIITFRLPLCHNVINHFACETLAVLRLACVDISFNKVMVAISGFLVIMLPCGLVLFSYTRIVIAILRIRSTQGRHKAFGTCASHLTVVCMCFGATIFTYLGPRSASSEDKEKMVALFYAVVAPMLNPVIYSLRNKEVMAALRKLVEKLR